From the genome of Candidatus Defluviilinea proxima:
CCTTCTCTTATTTTAATGATTTATGAGAATTTTTCATCTACCTTTTATCACAAATGGATAACAAACTTACCCATGTATAGTATGGGATAAACCCCTTATGAAACCCATCCAGCCACAGAGACATCCCCATGTGACTGGATGTAGCATTCATATGCAAAAGGTTGTATGAACTCTAGTGCAACTCGCTAAGTATTTGTCCGTGAATGGCAGGGGCGGCGGCAATGATCGACTGCGGATGTGAAATGTAATCAGCGTTTCCCTTCACGTTGGTCACACGAGCACCAGCTTCTTCAGCGATCAAACCACCAGCGGCTACATCCCACGGTTTGAGGGAGAGTTCCCAAAAACCATCAAAGCGACCAGCCGCCACATAACTCAGATCGAGGGCCGCGGAGCCAAGTCTGCGCACACCCTGCGACAATTTTGCAAATTTCGTGAAATTGGCGAAATTGTCCTGCTCGGTATTCCACGCATCATACGGGAACCCAGTCACAAGCAGGCTTTTTTGCAATTCAGTTGTGTTCGAGGCCTTGATCGGTTCCCCATTGAGCGTAGCACCTTTGCCGCGCTCGGCAAGGAACATCTCATCACGCATTGGGTCGTACACTGCGCCAAAGGTTAAGACACCTTTCGAAGCATAGCCAATCGAGACAGAGAAAAAGGGAATGTGATGCGCATAATTCACCGTCCCATCCAGCGGATCAATGTACCAAATGTGTTCATCGTCACCTTGAATGACACCGCTTTCCTCTGAAAAAATGTGGTGCTCGGGAAAGTCCCTTTGTACTTCGCCCAGTAGAAACGCTTCAGACTGATGGTCCACCTCTGTCACAAGGTCGATCACGCCTTTATATGCTACCGTGTGTTCTTTGCTATAACCGTCACGAAGAATCGCGCCTGCTTTGCGAGCAAGCGTTTCGACATAAGATAATGTGAGTTGCATGGCTTTATTCCTAACTTATGGAGTATCGCATCAGCGATAAAAAATTACTCGGCGATGAGACTTTGTCCACCGCCGAGCGAAATAAACAAACTAGTTTTTGAGTTCTTCGATGGTTTTATAAATATCCAACAACTCGGCCTGTATCTCATCACGGTCACGCATGGACTGTTGAAGCAGGGCTTCGAAGGCAGGCTTCTGATCGGGCGGCAGTGTGGGAAGCAAACGTTCGGCGCGCGCGATCTGCGAGTTCTTGTGGCGCAGTTTTTCCTCAAGCCTCATGCGATACCCGAGATAGAACTTTTCCATATCCAGTGGTTGCGGTTGTGTGAAAGGTTGTTGTGTAACGATCTCTGCCACCGTCAGCAAAAAGTCTTCGGTATCGATCGGCTTTTCCATAAAACGAGCCGCACCCAAGCTCAACGCAAAATCCTTATCTTCCGGCGTCACATACGTGGCAGAGAGAAACACCACAGGGATGCCGCGTGTAGCAGGATTGATCCGTAATTTCTGAATGAACGCATACCCATCCATCTTGGGCATCAAGATGTCAGTGATGATCAACACCGGGCGCGTCTTCTCGATCACTTCCAACGCTTCCTCACCGTTATGAGCTGTGATCACCGAGTATCCCTTGAATCGCAGGGTCACTTCCAACAATTCAAGAACATTCGGGACATCTTCCACGATCAATATGGGACCATAAACAGTATTCGTCATATTTCACCATTGTAGCCGGGTTAAGGATGAAGAACAAGAGCGCGTCATCCTTAAGGGCAAATTGTTCACTCTTAACTCACTTTATCCACGCTGAAACTTTTCTCTTACTCATTCCAAATACGCGAGCCCAATGCAGAACAAATAAAATCTACAGCCAGAATGGCTGTTGCATTTTGCACATCAATGATGGGATTCACTTCCACCATGTCCATACCGAGCAACTTACCGGTCTCTGCCACGATCTCACAAGCCAGATGCGCCTCACGTGACGTCAACCCGCCAGGGACAGGTGTCCCCACGCCCGGCGCATGACGCGGATCCAATGCATCCATGTCAAACGAAAGATAGATACCATCCACGTCTTTACTGACGCGTTCGATGGCTTGTTCCATCACGGTGACCATGCCCATGCGGTCAATTTGTTCCATGCTTTGTACCAGGACGCCGGCATTTCGCAGGTTTTGTTTTTCGCCCGGGTCGAGGTCACGCGCTCCGATAATAGCGACCCGGCCCGGGTCAATGACCGGAGGCGTTTCATCCCAAAGAGTAACAAGACGCGGGTCGCCCAAGCCACATAACGCCGCAAGAGGCATCCCGTGAATATTTCCAGAAGGGGTTGTTGCGGGCGTGTTGAAATCGGCATGGGCATCCACCCAGATCACGCCCAGCTTCTTATGTTTAGCCGCACCACGGATCGAACCCACGGAGAGACTGTGGTCGCCACCCAACACCAAGGGGAAACGGCCGCCCTGTACAGTGGTTGCCACGGCACCTGCCACACGCCTCCCCATCGGGATGATGCAATCTATGTATTTGAGTTTGGGATCGGTAATACTGCACGTTTCTTGAATCGGGACTTCGATGTTGCCTTTGTCATCCAACACATATCCCATTGCTTCTAATTTATGATGAAGGTCTGCATACCGTATCGCGCTAGGACCCATATCCACACCACGACGACCAGCTCCCAAATCAACGGGCACACCAATAATATCAATTTGCATTAAGTTCCTCAGGAATTTACTACGGCTACAGCCATGGTCACACGGTTGCGTCCGTTATTTTTCGAACGGTACAAAGCCCGGTCGGCCGCTTGTAAAAGCGCATCACCACTCAAACCATGTTCGGGGAAGCATGCGACGCCAGCGGAGAATGTAGTAAAAAATCTCATATCTTCATACCGAATCACAGACTCTGAAAAACCTTGTCTCCATTCGTCTGCTCTTTCGTAGGCGACATCAAGCACAGCATTGGGCATGATGATAACAAACTCCTCGCCTCCATAACGGCAAAGCACATCGCCCCGCCGTGTACGGTCAACAAGGAACTTGGAAAATGCCTGCAAGACTATATCTCCGCACTTGTGACCATAGGCATCATTGAATTGCCTGAAGTTATCCATATCAATGATCACAATCGATATGGGAGATTGTTCTCGTTCGGCGCGAGCAATTTCATTATCCAGGAACTCAGCCATAAAACGACGGTTATAGACATTCGTCAATGGGTCGCGAATAGCTTGCTCTTGCAACAAAGCGCGAAGTTTCTCGTTTTCATTGAGTTGGTCGGTGAGGGATTGATTGGTGTCCTTGAGCGCCTGTTCGAGTTGTTTATGCTCAGTGATATCGTGCGCCACGATCACACGTCCCTGCACATTGTTGAAACGATCATATAAAGATGAAATGACAAGGTCCACAGTGCGAGACGGGTCGCCAGGAATGACAATCTCTTCTCGAACATCCCCTGTCAGGTTATGTTGTTTTACGATCTCCGGCCAATCACGGAATATATGATCTGGATGTTGTCCGATAATCTCATCGGGCGATTTTTTTAGTATGTTTTGGGCAACAATATTCGCATCCAGGATATGATTATAAGAATCGACAACGAACACCATCTCAGGGATATGTTCCATCACGGTATAACGCGCAATGGGAATTAGGTCAAAGATGCGCAGGCCAAATACGCCGACAGCCACCAACGCAGCCGAAACAGTAAAGGAAATAGGCGTAAGGTCCACGCGGAATGTGAAGGCAGGGATCACTCGTGGCGCCAGTTGATAGAACACGTTGACCAAAATGGGAATGAAAGCGGCGGCCACCAAAACAAACATCTGTCTGCGATAGATATTACGGTACTGGATCGCACGCCAAACTAATAATCCGATTGCAACCAGATTTAAAGAATACGATTGCGCCAATGCCACAAAATATAATTGCGTGCCCTTAACCACCAACGGGCCACCCCGCGCGGAAAACGGCTGAATGGATGAATAATAATGTCCAAACCATGCTGTGGAAAATATGCAGATCAATGAGACCAGTGGAATAATAAAGAACAGCGCACCTGTGTATCTATTTAACCATTTATCCAGGCGTGTATATTGGATCGTAAAAAAGAACCACAGGGCTGGCACAGTTAAGATACCGATGTTTTCAATCCGCAGCCAAAATCGTTTGACCTCCAACGCTGGCGAGAGCGTGATCATCGCGTAACTGAAACTCCAAAGCGCCAACAGGTATAACATCAATACAAGGGGCATCAACCCTGGCGCTTTATGCCTGCGCACCAATAGGGTAGCAATGACCAAAGCCATAGCCGTATTTAAAAACAATACCGAGGCAAAAACGATCCACTGCGTTTCCACTGTGACCACCTATTCACCAAAACTGACGGGACAATTCCCGCCGCTTGAATTTTACTATGCTGGCGGGAAATATTCCACACAAATTCAACATACTTAGCGAATAAAGATTTACCAAATGCTCGTTTTCGGCCTCTATAGTATTGCCAATATGTCATCTCAATCCATCTCTACAGAGCCGTAAGCAATGCCCACCAGTGCATCATCTACTTTCCTCCTTGCTCAAGCGAACGAGCGTGGAAGAGAAACGAATAAATTAAACCCGTAGGGGCGAAGCAGTGCTACATTTTATATTTATGCCGTGCGGTAATATCCCACATCCACCGAATAGACCTGTCCCCGCTTGATGATCTGTTTCACCAGGTTTGTCCCGTAGCGATACCCAATGTGACGATAATCGGGCACGGAGAGGATCAACATGTCCGCTTGTTTGCCGACTTCGATAGAACCAACTGTATCGGCACGGCGAATGGCATGTGCAGAATTAATGGTGGCTGCGGCGATGGCTTGAGCAGGTGTGATGCGCATGGCACGACAGGCAAGCGCGATCACAAATTGCATGGACTCATTCCATGTAGTGCCGGGATTACAGTCGGTGGCGAGGGCGAAGATGCCATCAGCTTCGATGATCTTTTTGGCGGGGGTGTAATCACATTCGGCGAGCCCAAATGGAGTGCAGGGAAGTGACACGGCAACCGTATCCGATTTCCCCAACGCGGCGATGTCAGCATCAGATGTCTTCACCAAATGATCTGCAGACACGGCTCCCAACTCTACCGCGAGCGATACACCGCCAAGATTGTCGAATTCGTCAGCGTGGATCTTGAGCGGGAATTTCAGCGACCCAGCTTTGGTCAAGATCTGACGCGATTGCTCAAGCGTGAACGCGCCCGTTTCACAGAATACATCCACAAAGGGTAGTGGACGTCGTGGAGCATGAGTCTCCCACCATTCTTTGAGCATGGGTAACATCGTCTCGCTTACAAGGTCGGTATACCCTTGCGAGTTTTCTTTATATTCGGGGGGAATGGCGTGCGCACCGAGGAAGGTGGGGACAATTTCAATCGGAGTTTCATCATCAACAGTGAGCAGGGCTTTGAGCAGACGAAGCTCGGTGGCGGTTTGCAGGCCGTATCCCGTTTTGGCTTCGACGGTAGTAGTGCCGTTTCTGAACATACGCAACAAACGCGGACGTGCCTGCGCAACAAGCGATTCGATGGAAGCAGTACGCGTCGCACGGACCGTGGAGAGGATGCCGCCACCTTCAGCCAGAATCTCAAGATAAGGCTTACCTGCCATCTTCATCTCGAACTCGTTCGCACGGTCACCGCCCCAAATGACGTGTGAATGCGGGTCCACAAACCCCGGCATGACCACACAGCGATTCGCGTCGAGAGTCGGTTCATTGGGATAAGAGGCGCGGAGTTCAGCCGTTGTGCCAACCGCGACAATTTTTTCATCGCGCACGACGACCGCACCATCTTCGATGATGCCAAGTGTTCCGAGGGCGTGACCGCGTTGCGGTCCGCCTGCGAGGGTGAGGAGTTGGGAGGAAGAGTGGATGAGCATGGGAGGCTCCAGTTGTTATTGAGAAGTAGACAACAATGTTATTTAACCACAGATAAACACGAATGAACACTGTGTAATAATGTAATTCAACTTGCGGTTATACTCACCTATATCCATCCTCCTTCCATCTCCATAGGAGACTTTACAATGAAAATTGAATTTGTAGCGAGCGATCAATTATCAGAAACGCAAAAGGAGGGTCTTAAACGGTTGAGAAACACCATATATCCAGACGCAATGCTGACAACAACGATCAACAAGCAGTTTGTTCGTGCGTCACCGCAGTGGTCGGTTTTGGTGTGGGATGAAGATGAATTGGTCTCACGAGTGGGACTGCTTAAGCGTGAGATCATGAGCAACGGCGAGATAAAAATAATTGGTGGAATCGGGGGCATGTTGGCAAACCTTGAAAGCCAGAACAAAGGTCATACGAGCGAAGCGATGCGGGAAGCCGCGAGAGTCTTGAATGAAGAATTGAAGGTTTCGTTCGCGCTTTTATTTTGTCCATCACGGTCGGTTGAGTTTTATAAACGTATGAACTGGAAATCTTTTCAGGGAAGCATATTGGTTGACCAAAGGAAGGGAAAGGTCGAATTCACAGGTAATCATCCCATGGTTTTGGATGTGAGAGAAACCGCTCCAATAGAGGGATCATTGGACCTCAACGGTTATCCGTGGTGATTTGATCGAGAGATCAATGGCAAGCACTGTTCACTTACGAGACGCTTGGATCTTATTTCGTATTCTTCAATAGATACGTTGTGAGACTTCCCTCTTTGGGCGGCATTTCATAACTAAAGATCAGATTCTCCTCATCAAACGCAGACGGTTCCCACGCAGGGAAATCTGCAGAGATCGAAACAAGCCTTGATCCACGCTTCATCATTTTCTCCAAATACGAAGCGAGCTTGGCCACTTCCTTTGACGTGGCATACACATACACCACATCCGCTTTGCTCAGATCTGATTTAAAAAAGTCCCCCCACTGAATCTGTACCTTGTTAGCTAGTCCACTTGCGGTGACCCGTAACCAGATCAACGCGCATTGGACCGGTCCAATTTCAATACCGATCGCTTTCGCCCCGAATTCCTTCGCCGCAATGAAAAGGACACGTCCATCACCTGCACCAAGATCATAAAGAAGTTCATCCTGCTTCAAGTTCACCATCTGCAATGCTTTGCGGATGCGATCTGGTTTTGTCGGCTTGGAGGGAAGCCCATAAAACGCAGGGACAAGAATCCACAGCAGGGCCAAAACGAAGAGCAGTAGATTCAAACCAAGCAGGCTAAGGACAAGCATGGAAGTTTATTCCGGGGATTTCAGTTTCAAGAACGTACGTGTCATAAAATACGCCGCCAGCAGCGACAGCAGGATCATCGCAACGAAGAAGCCAATGATGGCGTAGTTCCCAGAATTGAAGATCGGCGATGGAGGCGGGTGCATCACATTATCGGCTGTGGCAAAGACCACGCGCAGGACAATAATATAGATGATGTTCGCCAGTGATGTGACCCAATCTACGCTGATGAGCCAGAGGCCGACTTGCAACAACACACCCGTCACTGCAAAGATCAACGCGAGGCGAAAGCGCGGCTCAACGAGGAAGAGTCCGTTCCAGTTGGCCTGCATCGCCCACAGTGACAGCGGAAGATACGTCACCCAAAAGACAATGCCTGTACGCCCAAGCGCGGCAGACCAGTTGTGGAACACATCCTTTTTGGAGATCAGCGCGAGCAAACCCGCGAGCCCCGCAACAAGAAAAGCCAACTCCGCCGCCAACACCCATGCGCCATGCAGATACACGATCCGCACATTGGAGCCAAGCGACTGTTCTTCCGGTCCGAATAAGGCCAGAAGAGCTATTAAAACAACCGCGATGAAAAACAAAGCGATGGGTGATTTGAGTTTCGACATAGCCCGATTTTACTCTATGAGAATGGCAACATAGATAAGAAGAGCCAGTCAATGTTGACTGGCTCTAATCTTTTCCTGAAAATTATTCCGTCACTGTGATAAGAGGCGGAGAAACATTAACCGTATCTTTTTCTTTCGGCAAATACAAAGCTACAGCCAGTCCCAGCCCTGCGGCGACAAGCACCTGATTCCAGACAGCTAACACAAAATCCAACCAATTCATTTGATAGGCATATAGGCGTGTTACCAACACACTGACAGCAATATTAAGCGCCATGTGGAAAAAGATCGCCACAGCCACAGGGATGGATGCCGCACGTTGCCGCCCGCGGGTGGACGCTTCACGTACCAGCCAAACAGGCGCAACCAACGCCACCGTAAAACGGTATATCAACGCCACCAGAGCCACTACATAGAACGGAATGTAATCCGTCCATTCGCCGCCATAGCGCCCAAAGACAACAGTGGGAAGTAGATATCCCAACAGCAACAGGAAACTTAGTCCGCCATGTTTACGGGCAAACAGTTTTCCAATGAAAACCAACAACAGAAATGGAAGTGAACTATATAAATAAGATATTGGAGTCTGGAGGAAAAACAATTTGATACTTTCCCAATTAGCACCAAAATAAAACACATCTCGCTCATACGAACGGTAAGTCTCTGCGACAAGTTGAAAGGCAAGCAACACACCATACAAAGCCAGCCATGCCCAGGCAGTTCTTGAAAACTGGCGACGGCGCACGCTATACCAGACCAATCCGCATATGAGAATCAAACAAGCAAGTACAGGTACAAAATAATATGGATCAAGTGCAAAGTCAAACACCTTCCATATGACTTTAGAACGGGGCATGAAAGGCAATTTGCCAAGCAGGTAAATTGGACTATAACTTTGTAAAGTCCCGTACAGCAAACCTAGCGGTATCAAACCCCACACCGGGAAACGGCGTGTAAAAGCCCAAACGAACAACACCGGCACGATCAAAACGAAAGCCGCGCGATAGTAAACAATGAAAAACCAATCGTTATCCGATATCACCTGTTCGATCTGGCTGATAAAAAAGACCAAGCCAGGGATCAACACCAACAACACACCCTTCCAAGGTAACGGAGCGTTGGGCATGGCTTCCAACAACCCCACTTGGGCATTGGGGGCGCTAACATGCTCAATCACGACAGTCTTTCCAACATCTACAAGTGTTCTTAACCATAGGAATAACAACCCTAACCCACCCCGTTTTTGATACGCCTCCCGACATTGATCGGTGAAAACGTGGAACATCTCGGTTTCATATGTTGTACGATAAGACTGTGGATATAAACGCAGCAATTGACGATAAATGTGTTGCGAAAATTCTATTGACTGATTCGGTTTCATTATGTCTCCTCAATTGAGCGGGTTTTCAAGCCGCTTGATGCGTGCTACTTTAACGGCTTGTGTCAGCCGTTGGTTCTCCTCCACAGCCAGTTTACGGCCGAGTGCGGTCAGCCGATAATAACGCCGCCGTTCATCGTCCAGGGCGGGGTCGGGGCGTTCGTCCACTTCCACGATCAGGTCTGCGGCTAGCAACCGCTTGATCGTGCCATACAATGTGCCGGGTCCAAGTTTGATTCGCCCGGTCGTTTGGTCTTCCACATCTTTCATGATGGCATAACCGTGTTTATCGCCATCTGCCAACGCAAGCAGAATATGGAATACCGCAGGCGTTAAAGGCTGGCCTGGAACAAAAGCTGAATTGGTGTCGGGCATGGAAACCTCTTTTATATCTACAATGGATATATCTGTTACGGATATATATCAGAAGCAGGGAGAATTGTCAAGCGCCTTAGTTGGGACAAGATATACTTGGCAAATGGAAATTCAACCTCCTGCCAGCATTGCATTGGATTCGCTTGGAATCCCCCATCGCCTCTTTATTCACAGGACGCCTGTCACCAGTTTCGAGGAGGCGGCTTCTGCCCGAGGGCAACGCCCCGAACAGATCGTACGAAGTATCTTGTTTCAAATACGAGATGGAGAATTTGTGATGGTCTTGATGGCGGGACCTGCACAAGTGGATTGGAAGAAATTACGTCAACTCGTGAAAAGGTCACGCTTACGAATGGCGACTGAAGAAGAAGTATTGGAAGTGACGGGATACAGGATCGGGACGGTGAGTCCGTTTGGGTTGAAGAATCAGGTTCGAGTTATGATGGACGCGTCCGTTTTGAGGGAGGAGGAAATTTCCATCGGGTCAGGAGTCCGCAATACGGCGATCCTCATGAAGAGTAGCGATGTCCAAAAAGCATTAGGCCAAGTGGAGATCGTGGAGCTGGCAGAATCTTCTTGACAAAATTCAGTGACTGAATTATAGTAAAGGAGTAAAGTCTATAGAATTGATAGACTTATTAGACTATGAGACTTTCCAAACGCGGTGAATACGGCCTTCGGGCAATGATCATGCTGGCGGGTACCCCCGACTCAGATACCTCCCTGCCTATGGTGCAGATCAAAGAGATCTCGCAACGCGAGCAGATCTCAACGAAGTTCCTTGAGCAGATCCTGCTGACGCTCAAGAATGCAGGGTTGCTCCATAGCAAGATGGGTGTCGGTGGCGGGTATTACCTGGCCAGGCCTGCCAGTGAGATCAGCCTCGGGCAGATCTTCCGCGTGTTAGATGGGCCTGTGGCTCCGATCAAATGCGTGAGCCAGATGGCTTATGAGCCCTGCGGCTGCCCTGATGAACAAACTTGCGGATTACGTATGGTGATGGGCGATGTGCGAAATGCCATTGCTGATATTCTGGATACCACCACGTTGGCCGATGTAGCCAAACGGCAAAGCGCGGTCCGTAAGAAGCTCGGCAGTAAAAAGTAATCACTTTGAGAAAGCCCTGAAATGGGCGCTTTTTCTTGGCTCAAAAGTCTACTAGTACTATAGACATTATAGATTACAAACAAACATAACATAGGAGAGATACACATGCGTAAGCAAACTTTGACAGGGGTGACCATCCTTCTACTATTGGCAGTATTGCTGTCAGCGTGCGGAACTACCGCTCCTGCTGAATCAACCGTCCCTGAGTCTGACGCGAGCACTTCCTCCACTGAAACATTGAGTGGGACCATATCCGTCTCTGGTGCGTTCGCCCTCTACCCCATGATGACCATTTGGGCAGAAGAGTTCACCAAGGTTCATCCCGATGTGCAATTTGATGTGCAAGGCGGCGGCGCCGGCAAAGGCATGACCGATACCATCGCAGGTGCCGTGGACATCGGCATGATCTCACGTAGCATCAAACCCGAGGAAGAATCACAGGGCATTTTCTGGGTGTCAGTGACCAAGGATGCGGTATTCCCCATCGTCAGCGCACAAAACCCATATGCCAACGAGATCCTAGCAAAAGGGATTTCACAAGAAACCTTCGCAAAGATATTTGTCACTGGCGAGATCAAGACCTGGGGTGAAGTGATCGGCAAGCCTGAAGTCACTGACGAGATCCATGTATTCACTCGTTCTGATTCCGCAGGCGCGGCAGAGATGTGGGCAAAGTTCGGCGGCGGCAAAGCACAGGATGATCTCAAAGGCATCGGCATCAATGGCGAACCCGCCATGGTGGATACAGTAATCAAAGACCCGTTGGGCATTGGGTATGGAAACCTGAACAGTGTGTTCGACCTGACCAGCGGCAACGTAATGACGGGCGTTATCATCCCGCCAATCGACATCAACACGAATGGTCAGGCAGATGCAGATGAAGTATACAAGGTCAAGGATGATGCATTCGCCGCCGTAGCAAATGGCAAGTATCCATCCCCTCCCGCTCGTTTTGAGAACCTTGCCACCAAAGGCAAACCATCCGGTCTCACCTTGGCATTCATTCAATGGATCTTGACCGACGGTCAACAATATCTTGAACAGGCTGGGTATGTAAAACTCACACCTGAACAACAAGCAGAGTCATTAGCGAAGATCAAATAGAGACAGTTCAAATTTTTATCACCACAGAGTACACAGCGACGAACTCTCCGTGTACTCTGTGGCTAAGGACCAAATGAGCGAAACACTTTCCCTCAAAACCAAAAACCAAACAGAAGGTCGGGTGATCCGACCTTCCACCCTGGCTCGGGCACGTCAGGATCGAACCGCGAAAAATGTTTTCTTCATTGTCACACTCCTGCCTGTCATTTTGATCGCCATCATCACCATCGCGCTCTTCCTGCGTGCCTTGCCCATCCTCAAAGCCTACCCACTCACAGACCTGCTCTTTGGCGAAGTGTGGAAACCCAGCACGGGGTTATTCGGCTTCAAACCTTTTATCATCGGCACAATTTGGGTCACAGCAGTCGGTGTGTTGTTTGCAGTGCCGCCCTGTTTGCTCGTTTCTATTTATCTTGCAGAATATGCACACGCAAGAACACGCTCCGCCGCCAAACCCATTTTGGATCTGCTTGCCGCCATCCCACCTGTGGTCTATGGCGTATGGGGGCTCCTCGCCATCGTCCCATTTGTGGATGAAGTGCTCGCGCCTCTTTCGGACCGATGGCTTGGTTCTGTTTCGATCTTCTCTGTCAACCAACCGACAGGGTTCGGAATCCTCGCGGCAGGACTTGTGCTTGCCGTGATGATCGCACCGTTGATCATCTCAGTAGTTTATGAAGTGTTCGCCACCGTACCCAATGATTTGCGCAACGCATCGCTTGCGGTCGGCGCAACCAAGTGGCAAACCATTCGCAATATTGTCCTGCCACAAGTTCTGCCAGGGATCATTGCCGCAGTGGTGCTTGCCGCTTCTCGCGCATTTGGTGAAACCATCGCCGTCTTGATCGTGGTCGGCAATGTCACCCAAATCCCCACTTCGATCTTCGACTCAGCGTATCCACTCCCCGCCTTGATCGCCAACAACTACGGTGACATGATGTCCATTCCGTTATACGATGCGGCATTGCTGGGTGCGGCGCTTGTCTTGTTGGTCGTTATCTTGATCTTCAATATCCTTTCCACGATCATATTACAACGAGTAAAGAGGCGAGCATGGGCATGATGAAGAAAAAGCACTGGCAAAGACGTCACCTCGTGGAAACCTTCATGACGACCATCATGCGGGTTTCACTGATAATCGTTGCAGGCGCACTGGGTCTCATCCTTTGGACGATCCTTGTTCGCGGCTTACCCGCCCTCACCTGGGACATGATCTCACAAAGTCCTAAAGGCGGTTTTTACATGGGCAAAGAAGGTGGCGTGCTGAATGCCATCATCGGGTCGGCTTATCTTGCCGTCGGCGGGACACTCCTCGCGATCATCTTCAGTCTGCCCATTGCGCTCTATCTCAAAGCTTATCTCGGTGACTCGAAATGGGGCGAGTACGTCCGTTTATCTTTGGATGTCTTGTGGGGCATTCCATCAATTGTTTATGGCGCGTTCGGTTTCACTTTGATGATCGCCATCGGCATGCGTGCGTCACTGTTGGCAGGCATCATTGTGTTGGCATTGGTCGAACTCCCCATCATGGCCCGCGCCATGGACGAAGTTATTCGCCGCATGCCCGTTGACCAGGAACATGCCGCCCTCGCTCTCGGCTCCACCAAATTGGAAGTAGCACTACGCGTGGTGGTTCGACAAATGTTGCCGGGCATTGTCACAGCCGTTTTGCTGGCGTTCGGCCGTGGCATTGGCGATGCGGCGTCGGTCTTATTCACCGCTGGATACACGGACCGAGTCGTCACATCGTTGATGCGGCCCACGGCTTCTCTGCCACTGGCTGTGTTCTTTCAACTCGGCTCCCCTTACCCTGAAGTACAACAGCGCGGATATGCTTCCGCGTTGATCTTAACGATTATCGTTTTAGCGGTCAGCCTGGGTTCACGCTGGCTTTCATCACGGCTGAATAAATATACGGTGAAATAATATTTGGAATCGGACAGCTTGCTGTCCAATATCCAGAAGCAAGCTTCT
Proteins encoded in this window:
- a CDS encoding PadR family transcriptional regulator; this encodes MPDTNSAFVPGQPLTPAVFHILLALADGDKHGYAIMKDVEDQTTGRIKLGPGTLYGTIKRLLAADLIVEVDERPDPALDDERRRYYRLTALGRKLAVEENQRLTQAVKVARIKRLENPLN
- a CDS encoding YbaK/EbsC family protein encodes the protein MEIQPPASIALDSLGIPHRLFIHRTPVTSFEEAASARGQRPEQIVRSILFQIRDGEFVMVLMAGPAQVDWKKLRQLVKRSRLRMATEEEVLEVTGYRIGTVSPFGLKNQVRVMMDASVLREEEISIGSGVRNTAILMKSSDVQKALGQVEIVELAESS
- a CDS encoding Rrf2 family transcriptional regulator, with the protein product MRLSKRGEYGLRAMIMLAGTPDSDTSLPMVQIKEISQREQISTKFLEQILLTLKNAGLLHSKMGVGGGYYLARPASEISLGQIFRVLDGPVAPIKCVSQMAYEPCGCPDEQTCGLRMVMGDVRNAIADILDTTTLADVAKRQSAVRKKLGSKK
- a CDS encoding substrate-binding domain-containing protein, producing the protein MRKQTLTGVTILLLLAVLLSACGTTAPAESTVPESDASTSSTETLSGTISVSGAFALYPMMTIWAEEFTKVHPDVQFDVQGGGAGKGMTDTIAGAVDIGMISRSIKPEEESQGIFWVSVTKDAVFPIVSAQNPYANEILAKGISQETFAKIFVTGEIKTWGEVIGKPEVTDEIHVFTRSDSAGAAEMWAKFGGGKAQDDLKGIGINGEPAMVDTVIKDPLGIGYGNLNSVFDLTSGNVMTGVIIPPIDINTNGQADADEVYKVKDDAFAAVANGKYPSPPARFENLATKGKPSGLTLAFIQWILTDGQQYLEQAGYVKLTPEQQAESLAKIK
- the pstC gene encoding phosphate ABC transporter permease subunit PstC, which translates into the protein MSETLSLKTKNQTEGRVIRPSTLARARQDRTAKNVFFIVTLLPVILIAIITIALFLRALPILKAYPLTDLLFGEVWKPSTGLFGFKPFIIGTIWVTAVGVLFAVPPCLLVSIYLAEYAHARTRSAAKPILDLLAAIPPVVYGVWGLLAIVPFVDEVLAPLSDRWLGSVSIFSVNQPTGFGILAAGLVLAVMIAPLIISVVYEVFATVPNDLRNASLAVGATKWQTIRNIVLPQVLPGIIAAVVLAASRAFGETIAVLIVVGNVTQIPTSIFDSAYPLPALIANNYGDMMSIPLYDAALLGAALVLLVVILIFNILSTIILQRVKRRAWA
- the pstA gene encoding phosphate ABC transporter permease PstA; protein product: MMKKKHWQRRHLVETFMTTIMRVSLIIVAGALGLILWTILVRGLPALTWDMISQSPKGGFYMGKEGGVLNAIIGSAYLAVGGTLLAIIFSLPIALYLKAYLGDSKWGEYVRLSLDVLWGIPSIVYGAFGFTLMIAIGMRASLLAGIIVLALVELPIMARAMDEVIRRMPVDQEHAALALGSTKLEVALRVVVRQMLPGIVTAVLLAFGRGIGDAASVLFTAGYTDRVVTSLMRPTASLPLAVFFQLGSPYPEVQQRGYASALILTIIVLAVSLGSRWLSSRLNKYTVK